A genomic region of Solanum dulcamara chromosome 2, daSolDulc1.2, whole genome shotgun sequence contains the following coding sequences:
- the LOC129880015 gene encoding uncharacterized protein LOC129880015, translated as MMTAKANLNSLFLSSSSSTHYSVLSLNRISLKKVSFLFDFQCRKLVSSCSKKPIPGSVNLDSSFSNSGSGSGSGSSKNASDEAEASPSNAIDFLTLCHNLKTTKRKGWVNHAIKGSESIADHMYRMSLMALIAGDLPGINRERCIKMAIVHDIAEAIVGDITPSDGVPKAEKSRREQAALTEMCKVLGGGMRAEEIKELWQEYENNASLEANLVKDFDKVEMILQALEYESEHGKVLDEFFLSTAGKFQTEIGKSWAAEIHLRRNSRLGN; from the exons ATGATGACAGCTAAAGCCAACCtcaattccctttttctttcatcttcatCATCAACCCATTACTCTGTTTTGTCTCTTAATcgaatttctttaaaaaaagtttcttttttgtttgattttcaATGTAGAAAGCTTGTTTCTTCTTGTTCTAAGAAACCCATTCCGGGTTCTGTGAATTTGGATTCGAGTTTCTCGAATTCCGGGTCCGGGTCCGGGTCCGGATCATCAAAGAATGCAAGTGATGAAGCTGAAGCTTCTCCTTCCAATGCCATTGATTTCCTCACTTTGTGTCATAATCTGAAG ACCACAAAGCGGAAGGGATGGGTAAATCATGCAATAAAAGGTTCTGAATCTATTGCTGATCATATGTATCGTATGTCCTTGATGGCTCTGATTGCTGGTGACCTTCCTGGCATTAACAGGGAAAG GTGTATCAAGATGGCCATTGTTCATGATATTGCAGAAG CAATTGTCGGAGATATAACTCCATCTGATGGTGTACCTAAGGCTGAAAAAAGCAGACGTGAGCAAGCTGCTTTGACTGAAATGTGCAAAGTTCTTGGTGGAGGGATGAGAG CTGAAGAGATTAAAGAACTGTGGCAAGAGTACGAAAACAATGCTTCACTGGAGGCCAATCTCGTAAAAGATTTTGACAAG GTTGAAATGATTCTGCAGGCATTGGAATATGAATCAG AACATGGGAAGGTGCTCGATGAATTTTTCCTTTCAACTGCAG GAAAATTTCAAACCGAAATAGGAAAAAGCTGGGCAGCTGAAATCCATTTGAGGAGAAACTCCAGATTGGGAAACTGA